The segment TGAAGATGGAAGAAGGTTCGCTGCGCTGCGACGCGAATATTTCGCTGCGGCCGGTCGGGCAAAAAGAGTTCGGCACGAAAACGGAACTGAAGAACATGAACTCGTTCCGCAACGTGCAACGCGCGCTCGAATACGAACAAGCCCGCCAGGCAAAAGTATTGAGCGAAGGCGGCATGATTGTGCAGCAAACGCTGCGCTGGGACGATGTAAAAAACGAGACGATCGTTATGCGGACGAAAGAGGAAGCGCACGATTACCGGTACTTCCCGGAACCTGACCTGGTCAAGTTGAACATCAGCCAGGATTGGGTGAAGAGAATTCGGGACACGATCCCGGAACTGCCGGATCAACGGAAGGCGCGCTATGTGGAACAACTGGGGCTGCCTGCCTACGATGCAGGCGTGTTGACCTCGTCGAAGGCGATCTCCGATTTCTTTGAGGAAACGATGAAACATACGGACAACGCGAAAGCCGCATCCAACTGGATCATGGGTGAACTGCTGGGCCATCTGAACGAGGCGGACCTTGACATCACCGATTCGAAAATTAAACCGGCCGCCCTCGGCAAGCTGATCGGCCTGATCGACAAAGGGACCATCTCCACCAAGATCGCGAAGACTGTGTTTGAAGAGATGTTTGCCACCGGTGCCGATCCGGAAACGGTGATCCAGGAAAAAGGGCTTGTCCAAATCTCCGATGAGGGAGAGCTGGCGAAGATCGTGGAAGAAGTGATCGCCAACAACCCGCAGTCCGTCGCCGATTACAAAGCGGGCAAAGAGCGGGCGCTGGGGGCATTGGTCGGGCAAGTGATGAAAGCAACGAAAGGAAAAGCCAACCCGCAGATCGTCAACAAACTGATTTTGGAGCGAATTCGGTAAGGGATTCCCGCGCGTTGCCACCGGCGTCCGTTGTGGCTGCTCGATTCCTTGGGTCTCACCGTGGGTGGGGCCCGATTCTATTCCCACGAAAGTGACGTGATGCACGCAGCGGATCCGAGAAAAAGTCATCTCCAAGCGATCGATGGGGGGGTGCCAAGATGCGGCGGAGGGCCCGGCTGATCTACAATCCGACATCCGGCAAAGAAACGATGCGGCAGCACCTGCCGGAAATCCTTGATATCCTGGAGGCGGCGGGGCTGGAAACATCCTGCCATATGACGAAGGGGGCTGACGACGCGCTGCACGCGGCCGTCAAGGCGGCCGAAGAACGCTTTGACTATGTGATCGCGGCAGGCGGTGACGGCACGGTCAACGAAGTGGTGAACGGTTTGGCGTCTGTCGCTGTACGGCCGGTGCTGGGCATTTTGCCAGCAGGCACCAGCAATGATCTGGCGCGGGCGTTGGGGCTGCCGCGCGATTTGGTGGAAGCCGCCAAACAGCTGGCAAAGCTCCAGGTTCGGCCGCTCGATGTCGGGCAGGCGAACGACCATTTTTTTGTGAATATTGCCGGTTGCGGCCGCATAACGGAAATCACCTACGAAGTACCCAGCAAAATGAAGACCGCTCTCGGCCAGCTCGCCTATTACATGAAAGGGTTGGAAAAAATCCCACAACTGCGGCCGATCCCCCTGGAAGTGGAGGCGACCAATTTCGGATTCAGCGGCAAGGCGATGCTCTGCCTGATCTGCAACTCGCATCGGGTGGGCGGATTCGAGAAGCTGGCCCCGGAAGCAAAATTGGACGACGGACTGTTTGACGTGATTATCGTCAAGCATACGAAGATTCCGGATGTGATTCGCCTGGCGACGCAGGCGCTGCGGGGAGATCATGTCCACAACGAGCGTGTGCTGTATTTTCAGGCCGACTGGCTGAAAGTGTCGTCGAACGAGCATGTCGATTTGAATCTCGACGGGGAATACGGCGGGTTGCTGCCGAAGGAATTTCGCGTGTTGAAACACCATTTGCAGGTGCTGGTCTAGTTCTAGAATCGCCTCCCTCCGACATACATATCTTTACAGAACAGATGACGGAATCAATGGCGGCCGCCGGTGTCGGGACAGTCGGATCTCCTCGACTGCGATGCGTTCCTTACGCAAGCACGCCGCCGGCCGTTGCTGGTGCAGTCGGGGGGATCGACATGCAGGATTTTCTGGCCAGATATTATGAGCTGGATCAATTGAAAAAATCGATCGAGGCGGAACTGGAAAAGATGCGGCGGATCCTGTTGGACAAGTTTCCGGAACCGGTCGAGCAGACATTTGGCG is part of the Effusibacillus pohliae DSM 22757 genome and harbors:
- the gatB gene encoding Asp-tRNA(Asn)/Glu-tRNA(Gln) amidotransferase subunit GatB, with the translated sequence MTTATATQFETVIGLEVHVELKTQSKIFCGCSTHFGAPPNTNVCPICLGHPGVLPVLNRGALELAIKAALALNCEIAEISKFDRKNYFYPDLPKAYQISQYDQPIGQRGWIEIEVGGETKRIGITRVHLEEDAGKSTHAADGTHTLVDFNRVGVPLIEIVSEPDIRSPEEARAYLEKLKAIMQYCDISDVKMEEGSLRCDANISLRPVGQKEFGTKTELKNMNSFRNVQRALEYEQARQAKVLSEGGMIVQQTLRWDDVKNETIVMRTKEEAHDYRYFPEPDLVKLNISQDWVKRIRDTIPELPDQRKARYVEQLGLPAYDAGVLTSSKAISDFFEETMKHTDNAKAASNWIMGELLGHLNEADLDITDSKIKPAALGKLIGLIDKGTISTKIAKTVFEEMFATGADPETVIQEKGLVQISDEGELAKIVEEVIANNPQSVADYKAGKERALGALVGQVMKATKGKANPQIVNKLILERIR
- a CDS encoding diacylglycerol kinase; this translates as MRRRARLIYNPTSGKETMRQHLPEILDILEAAGLETSCHMTKGADDALHAAVKAAEERFDYVIAAGGDGTVNEVVNGLASVAVRPVLGILPAGTSNDLARALGLPRDLVEAAKQLAKLQVRPLDVGQANDHFFVNIAGCGRITEITYEVPSKMKTALGQLAYYMKGLEKIPQLRPIPLEVEATNFGFSGKAMLCLICNSHRVGGFEKLAPEAKLDDGLFDVIIVKHTKIPDVIRLATQALRGDHVHNERVLYFQADWLKVSSNEHVDLNLDGEYGGLLPKEFRVLKHHLQVLV